A genomic region of Raphanus sativus cultivar WK10039 chromosome 6, ASM80110v3, whole genome shotgun sequence contains the following coding sequences:
- the LOC108806925 gene encoding RHOMBOID-like protein 1, translated as MSRDRREGLEIKVVDPPPPPPPPSSSTNNLSAAQSSPGTRGRRQRASFAEFRPFKLWFPWLVPAIVVANIALFGVSMFINDCPENSPKCSARFLGRFAFQPMRENPLLGPSSATLEKMGALDVTMVVDKHQVWRLFTCIWLHAGVFHVLANMLSLIFIGIRLEQEFGFLRIGLLYMISGFGGSLLSSLFNREGISVGASGALFGLLGAMLSELLTNWTIYANKFAALLTLIFIIAINLAVGILPHVDNFAHLGGFTSGFLLGFVFLIRPQYGYFNQRNNPRGYAAPSAKSKHKPYQYVLWITSLLLLIAGYTVGLIVLLRGTDLNKHCTWCHYLSCMPTSLWNCKSQNMYCQSSQIGKQMNLTCIANGRTEMYTLGSENQSQIQQMCSQLCS; from the exons aTGTCTCGCGATCGACGGGAAGGTCTGGAGATCAAGGTGGTGgatcctcctccgccgccgccgccgccgtcgtCGTCGACAAACAACCTCTCCGCCGCGCAATCCTCCCCTGGGACTCGCGGGCGGAGGCAGCGCGCTTCCTTCGCTGAGTTTCGCCCCTTCAAGCTCTGGTTCCCGTGGCTGGTCCCAGCGATCGTGGTGGCCAACATCGCCCTCTTCGGCGTCTCGATGTTCATCAACGACTGCCCCGAGAACTCGCCCAAGTGCTCGGCGAGGTTTCTCGGGAGATTCGCGTTTCAGCCTATGAGGGAGAACCCTCTTCTGGGTCCCTCTTCCGCCAC GTTGGAGAAGATGGGGGCTTTAGATGTGACGATGGTGGTGGATAAGCACCAAGTTTGGCGCTTGTTCACTTGCATTTGGCTTCACGCTGGTGTTTTCCATGTCCTTGCCAACATGTTGAGCCTTATCTTCATCGGCATTCGCCTCGAGCAAGAGTTTGGATTCC TACGGATTGGATTGCTCTATATGATATCTGGATTTGGTGGGAGTTTGTTATCATCTCTCTTTAACCGGGAAGGTATATCCGTTGGTGCCTCTGGTGCATTGTTCGGCTTGCTCGGCGCTATGCTCTCGGAGCTTCTCACTAACTGGACTATTTACGCTAATAag TTTGCAGCTCTTTTGACACTCATCTTCATCATAGCCATTAATCTAGCAGTAGGTATTCTTCCACACGTAGACAACTTTGCCCATCTCGGAGGATTCACTTCCGGGTTTCTTCTGGGCTTTGTTTTCTTGATCCGTCCTCAGTATGGGTACTTCAACCAGAGGAATAACCCTCGTGGCTACGCTGCTCCTTCTGCTAAATCCAAACACAAGCCGTACCAATACGTTCTCTGGATCACTTCTCTACTTCTTTTGATTGCAGG ATATACCGTTGGGCTCATTGTACTTCTTCGAGGGACGGATTTGAACAAGCACTGTACATGGTGCCATTATCTCAGTTGTATGCCTACGTCTCTATGGAACTGTAAATCTCAAAATATGTACTGTCAG TCGAGCCAGATAGGGAAGCAGATGAACTTGACGTGTATAGCTAACGGGAGAACGGAGATGTATACGCTTGGTAGCGAGAACCAGTCTCAGATTCAGCAAATGTGTTCCCAGTTATGCAGCTGA
- the LOC108807059 gene encoding uncharacterized protein LOC108807059, with translation MKLSFALFLGEIMYKYAAISSLRIAISTSLFYTSHSYSYFSDHMDLLMVDLNDPPAPMPKDTNLDITRALVDVKNHPVLIYYKASELRTSRWWGCLRKVQSSSVHNLYHNLLNGWIVIEMVGCWR, from the exons ATGAAATTATCTTTTGCGCTGTTCCTCGGCGAGATCATGTATAAATATGCTGCAATCTCTTCCCTGCGAATCGCGATATCTACTTCTCTCTTCTACACATCTCActcatattcatatttttctgATCACATGGATCTGCTCATGGTCGATCTTAAT GACCCTCCAGCTCCTATGCCAAAAGATACAAATTTGGATATAACTAGAGCCTTAGTTG ATGTAAAAAACCATCCGGTTCTCATATATTACAAAGCGTCAGAG CTTAGGACAAGCCGTTGGTGGGGGTGTTTAAGAAAAGTTCAGAGCTCATCAGTCCATAATCTGTATCACAACTTGCTTAACG GTTGGATTGTTATAGAGATGGTTGGTTGTTGGAGGTGA
- the LOC108812072 gene encoding scarecrow-like protein 33 isoform X1, with product MGSYSGGFPGSFDNFDFNFGNGFYLDDQPLLEVPSPFPPPPPPPAHPDPYSQQNLAADADADISDSVLKYISQVLMEEDMEEKPCMFHDALSLQAAEKSLYEALGEKYPTDHSEPLMTTTFTTTTVQLARSPDGSSPSTTSSDWSFDCFENNRPSWFHTPVPENFVFQSTRSNIPKSSDVVRKSSFNHDLLSNMFKDSELAFQFERGKEEASKFLPKSCQLVIDVESSYNPSNDPKEHNNSVPYRRTGKKKHWREDEEEHLVSEERSKKQSAVYVDEAELSEMFDKILLFGRPKEQPLCILNDNFIKETAKDSSPSYKGDTTQQKPAASCGNSYVKDTPDLRNLLVSCAQAVSSNDREMAEELLKQVRQHSSSHGDGTGRLAHYFADSLEARLAGTGTQIYTALSSKKTPASDMLKAYQTYVSVCPFNKTAIIFANHSILHLATDAQTIHIIDFGISYGFQWPPLIHRLAWRRGGSCKLRITGIELPQRGFRPAEGVAETGHRLARYCQRYNVPFEYNGIAQKWETIKVEDLKLREGEFVAVNSLFRFRNLLDETVAVHSPRDEVLKLIKKIKPNVFIPAVLSGSYNAPFFVTRFREVLFHYSSLFDMCETSLPQEDPMRVMFEKEFYGREIMNVVACEGSERVERPESYKQWQARAMRAGFRQLTLEKELVQKLKLMVESGYKSKEFDVDRDGNWLLQGWKGRIVYASCTLVPM from the coding sequence ATGGGTTCTTATTCTGGTGGGTTCCCTGGATCATTTGACAACTTTGATTTCAATTTTGGAAATGGTTTCTATCTGGATGATCAACCTTTGTTAGAAGTTCCATCTCCcttccctcctcctcctcctcctccagctCATCCAGATCCATATTCACAACAGAATCTTGCTGCTGATGCTGATGCTGATATCTCTGATTCTGTTCTGAAATACATAAGCCAAGTGCTTATGGAAGAAGACATGGAGGAGAAGCCTTGTATGTTTCACGATGCTTTGTCTCTTCAAGCAGCTGAGAAATCTCTCTATGAAGCTCTCGGCGAGAAGTACCCTACTGATCATTCTGAGCCTCTGATGACTACTACTTTTACTACTACCACTGTTCAGCTGGCTCGTAGTCCTGACGGTTCTTCTCCAAGCACCACGTCATCTGATTGGAGTTTTGATTGTTTTGAGAACAATAGGCCTTCTTGGTTCCACACACCGGTCCCGGAAAACTTCGTTTTCCAGTCTACTAGATCCAATATTCCCAAGTCTTCTGACGTGGTTCGCAAGTCAAGTTTCAATCATGATCTGCTTTCTAATATGTTTAAAGATAGTGAATTGGCGTTTCAGTTCGAGAGAGGTAAGGAGGAAGCTAGTAAGTTCCTTCCCAAGAGTTGTCAGTTAGTTATAGATGTGGAGAGTAGTTACAACCCATCAAATGATCCTAAGGAGCATAATAACTCAGTTCCTTACAGAAGAACCGGAAAGAAAAAACACTGGcgtgaagatgaagaagaacatTTGGTGTCTGAAGAAAGAAGTAAGAAGCAATCAGCTGTCTATGTGGATGAAGCTGAGCTATCTGAAATGTTTGACAAGATTCTATTATTTGGCCGGCCTAAGGAGCAACCTCTATGCATTCTCAACGATAATTTCATCAAAGAAACCGCCAAAGATTCATCACCAAGTTATAAAGGCGACACAACGCAACAGAAGCCTGCAGCTAGCTGTGGCAACAGTTATGTGAAAGATACACCTGATCTGAGGAACCTTTTGGTTTCATGCGCGCAAGCTGTGTCTAGTAACGATCGTGAAATGGCTGAGGAATTGTTAAAACAAGTTAGGCAGCATTCATCATCTCACGGCGATGGGACAGGGAGGTTAGCTCATTACTTCGCAGACAGTCTCGAAGCACGCTTGGCCGGGACAGGTACACAGATTTACACCGCCTTGTCTTCCAAGAAAACACCTGCTTCCGACATGCTGAAAGCTTACCAGACGTACGTATCGGTCTGCCCTTTCAATAAAACCGCAATCATATTCGCTAACCACAGCATCCTGCACTTGGCTACCGACGCCCAAACCATCCACATCATAGACTTTGGCATCTCTTACGGCTTCCAGTGGCCTCCTCTCATCCATCGCCTCGCTTGGAGACGTGGTGGGTCGTGTAAGCTTCGGATAACCGGTATAGAGCTGCCTCAACGCGGGTTTAGACCAGCTGAGGGAGTTGCTGAGACGGGTCATCGCTTGGCTAGGTATTGCCAGAGGTACAATGTTCCGTTTGAGTACAATGGTATCGCTCAGAAGTGGGAAACGATCAAAGTGGAGGACCTGAAGCTGAGGGAAGGCGAGTTTGTTGCTGTGAACTCTCTGTTCCGGTTTAGAAACCTTCTGGATGAGACGGTGGCAGTGCACAGCCCGAGAGATGAGGTTTTGAAGCTGATAAAGAAGATCAAGCCAAACGTGTTCATCCCTGCGGTCCTCAGCGGCTCCTACAACGCGCCTTTCTTTGTGACTAGGTTTAGAGAAGTTCTGTTTCACTACTCTTCTCTCTTTGACATGTGCGAGACGAGTCTGCCTCAGGAAGATCCGATGAGGGTTATGTTTGAGAAGGAGTTCTATGGAAGGGAGATCATGAACGTGGTGGCGTGCGAGGGGAGCGAGAGAGTGGAGAGGCCTGAGAGTTATAAGCAGTGGCAGGCGAGGGCGATGAGAGCTGGGTTTAGACAGCTTACGCTTGAGAAGGAACTGGTTCAGAAACTGAAGTTGATGGTGGAAAGTGGATACAAAAGCAAAGAGTTTGATGTTGATCGAGATGGTAACTGGTTGCTTCAAGGCTGGAAAGGCAGAATTGTTTATGCTTCATGTACTTTGGTTCCTATGTAA